The Chloroflexus aggregans DSM 9485 genome segment TGACGTGGGGTGGCGGCGGGCTGAGTCAAGCGTGGGATAGCGAGCCGCCTGCCGATGGGCCGATGTTCCCCGGCGCTTACGATGGTTATGCGCGCCTATCCGATATGGGGGAGGGTTGGTATACGCTCTATGTGCGTGCGTGGGGGCTTGATGGTCGTCAGACGTTAGCGCGCTATGGGCCGGTAGGGTATGATGTTTCACCACCGGTATTGCATGTCACGCCGAGTAGCTCGACCCTTCCGGCTAACCAATCGGTAATCCTGACATGGCCTGCTGCCATCGATCCGCTCTCTGGAGTAGCCGGTTATCGCCTATACCTTGGCCCCGATCCTGACGGCGAGAGTGAATGGTTTGAGGTTGAACCAAGGGTGGCCATACCGCCGTTGGCACCCGGCACGTATGTTTTACGGGTAAAGCCGATTGACAATGCAGGTAACGTAGGCGCGTGGCAGACGGTGCAGACCGTTGTGGTGACGCAGCACCCCTAGCTTCACGCCTGTCGGTCGCTCACTGTCGCACGATCACCGGTGTTCCGACCGGCGCCCAATTGTAGAGCCACGCTGCGGGCACGAGGGGAAGATTGATACAGCCGTGGCTCCGGCGTACACCGGTGCCGAACTGATTGTGCCAGTAGGTGCCGTGCAGGGCTACTCCACCGACAATGTACATCGCGTGAGGTACTTTTGGCACCAGCCAACACTCGCCGCCGAGACAGCCGCGCATCGTCTGTTCGCGCACTTTGGCGTAGATACTAAAGGTGCCAACCGGTGTATTAAAGCCATCGCGTCCGGTTGAAACCGGTGCGTCGAAGATGATGCGACCATTTTCAAGGGCATAGAGCCATTGATCACTTAAATCGACGATGATGAGCTTGTCGCCTGAGGGTGCCACCGGCTGAGCGGGTTGCACGGTCGGTTGAGCCGGTCGGGGTGTAGGTGCTTTTGGAAGCGGTGGCGGAGTGACGGTGGGTGGTGGTAGTTCCTGTACGTGACCGTTGGCGTCGACCGGTACCGCGTTTCCGGCTGCGACCGGACGCAAATCGATCCCGCGTAGACGGGCGAGATCGCGGCCTATATCACCGACCTGCACCGTCTTGGTCGGGGAGGCCGAACGGGGATCGACTTCGAGCCGTGCGCGTTCAAAGTACTGTACCTGCTGTAACGTACCACCGATGTATTCCCAGCGCGGTTCGCTAATCGGCAAGCCAAAGACATCGATCCCACCGTGTGCTTCCCAAAAGGCAAGAAACGGTGGCCCTATGGTATAGCCGGTCTCGGTGAAATAGCGCCGTTCAGGCGCTTCACGCACAGCGTGCGGCGGGAGTGGAAACGAACGACCCAACGCTGCGGCATACTCGGCACCTACTCGTCCGCGGAGGATGGCGTTGTGGTACGCCGGATGCAGCTCAAGCCGACCGCGCTCGAAGTACTGTACGATCAGATCGCCGTCACGGAACGGTTGGCTGATCGGCTGGCCAAGCGTTAATGCTCCCTCGTCTTCACGCCATGCGCTCAGAAAGCCATACGTATCGTCAAGTCGCTGGCCGGTAGCCACAAAGTAGAGGGCATTGCTCTGCGCAGAGAGCGGTGTGCCGATCAGCGCCAGCACTATTCCCAAAACCATCCCGATCAGTCGCATAGGTACCCCGTTTCTCTGCGATCTACGGCTGCTTCTCCTGTATTATACGAGTGGCTGAGCTGTGGTACCATAGGAAGAGTGATACCAAATAGAAGCGCTATCAAGGAGAGGCTATGTTAGCTGAATTGCACGAAGAATTGGAAACCATCCGCGAGCGCTTTGCTAACTTGCGAGGGCATCTTTGACTTAGCGGCGAAACAGGCCGAGATTGAACAACTTGAAGTCCGGGCTTCCGATCCTGAGTTGTGGAATACACCGCGCGTCGCCCAAGAGTTGATGCAGCGGCTGACACGGCTGAAAGAAGAGGTGGCGCTCTGGAATGATCTCGACCACCGGATGACCAGTCTGGCCGAGCTGATCGAGTTGGCCGAGCAAGAGGGTGACGAGTCGCTGGCGGCCGATCTTGCCGCTGAGTTGCGCGCAGTGCAGCGTGAGGTAGCCCAGCGCGAGCTTGAGATCTTGCTCAGCGGTCCTTATGATGACCGTGATGCGTTTTTGTCGATCCAAGCCGGCATGGGCGGCACCGATGCCCAAGATTGGGCAGCGATGCTGCTGCGGATGTACACACGCTGGGCAGAACGGCGTGGGTATACGGTGAACTTGATC includes the following:
- a CDS encoding L,D-transpeptidase, with translation MRLIGMVLGIVLALIGTPLSAQSNALYFVATGQRLDDTYGFLSAWREDEGALTLGQPISQPFRDGDLIVQYFERGRLELHPAYHNAILRGRVGAEYAAALGRSFPLPPHAVREAPERRYFTETGYTIGPPFLAFWEAHGGIDVFGLPISEPRWEYIGGTLQQVQYFERARLEVDPRSASPTKTVQVGDIGRDLARLRGIDLRPVAAGNAVPVDANGHVQELPPPTVTPPPLPKAPTPRPAQPTVQPAQPVAPSGDKLIIVDLSDQWLYALENGRIIFDAPVSTGRDGFNTPVGTFSIYAKVREQTMRGCLGGECWLVPKVPHAMYIVGGVALHGTYWHNQFGTGVRRSHGCINLPLVPAAWLYNWAPVGTPVIVRQ